From a single Bremerella cremea genomic region:
- a CDS encoding flagellar hook assembly protein FlgD — protein sequence MSSVDTSGSNNTTQGSSGTSGSSAAKYGSGINDLNMDEFLQLMIAELQNQDPLDPTKNSEMLQQIGQIREIGATDQLRASLDSMQQSQGISTASSLIGKQVQALTDDGYVLFGVVNSVQLTPNDDGTRELRLKVNTGDQTVDVKMDDIFTILPASAQAPAEPDPTDETDTGTEDTTDSESSTDDSNSGSDSVDETTT from the coding sequence ATGTCAAGTGTGGACACTAGCGGGTCGAACAATACTACTCAAGGCAGTTCGGGTACCTCTGGTTCCTCTGCGGCCAAGTATGGATCTGGTATCAACGACCTGAACATGGATGAGTTTCTGCAATTGATGATTGCGGAACTACAGAACCAGGATCCGCTTGATCCAACGAAGAACTCGGAGATGTTGCAGCAGATTGGGCAGATTCGCGAGATCGGGGCCACCGATCAACTGCGTGCGTCACTCGATTCCATGCAGCAAAGCCAAGGGATCTCGACAGCGAGTAGCCTGATTGGCAAGCAAGTACAAGCTCTGACGGATGACGGCTACGTTCTATTTGGCGTGGTGAATAGCGTGCAGTTGACTCCCAATGATGATGGAACCCGCGAGCTAAGATTAAAGGTGAACACGGGAGACCAAACCGTGGACGTGAAAATGGATGACATCTTCACGATTCTGCCAGCTAGTGCTCAGGCCCCAGCAGAGCCTGATCCGACGGACGAAACCGATACGGGTACCGAAGACACCACCGACTCCGAATCGTCTACGGACGATAGCAATTCGGGCAGCGATTCCGTAGACGAAACAACGACATAA